From a single Piliocolobus tephrosceles isolate RC106 chromosome 21, ASM277652v3, whole genome shotgun sequence genomic region:
- the FKRP gene encoding fukutin-related protein, which yields MRLTRCQAALAAAITLNLLVLFYVSWLQHQPRNSRARGPRRASAASPRVTVLVREFEAFDNAVPELVDSFLQQDPAQPLVVAADTLPYPPLALPRIPNVRLALLQPALDRPAAASRPETYVTTEFVALVPDGARAEAPGQLERMVEALRVGKARLVAAPVATANPARCLALNVSLREWTARYGAAPAASRCDALDGDAVVLLRARDLFNLSAPLARPVGTSLFLQTSLRGWTVQLLDLTFAAARQPPLTTAHARWKAEREGRARRAALLRALGIRLVSWEGGRLEWFGCNKETTRCFGTVVGDTPAYLYEERWTPPCCLRALRETARYVVGVLEAAGVRYWLEGGSLLGAARHGDIIPWDYDVDLGIYLEDVGNCEQLRGAEAGSVVDERGFVWEKAVEGDFFRVQYSESNHLHVDLWPFYPRNGVMTKDTWLDHRQDVEFPEHFLQPLVPLPFAGFVAQAPNNYRRFLELKFGPGVIENPQYPNPALLSLTGSG from the coding sequence ATGCGGCTCACCCGCTGCCAGGCTGCCCTGGCGGCCGCCATCACCCTCAACCTTCTGGTCCTCTTCTATGTCTCCTGGCTGCAGCACCAGCCTAGGAATTCCCGGGCCCGGGGGCCCCGCCGTGCCTCTGCTGCCAGCCCCCGAGTCACCGTTCTGGTGCGGGAGTTTGAGGCATTTGACAACGCGGTGCCCGAGCTGGTGGACTCCTTCCTGCAGCAAGACCCGGCCCAGCCCTTGGTGGTGGCAGCCGACACGCTCCCCTACCCGCCCCTGGCCCTGCCTCGCATCCCCAACGTTCGTCTGGCGCTGCTCCAGCCTGCCCTGGACCGGCCAGCCGCAGCCTCGCGCCCGGAGACCTATGTGACCACCGAGTTCGTGGCCCTGGTACCTGACGGGGCACGGGCTGAGGCACCGGGCCAGCTGGAGCGCATGGTAGAGGCGCTCCGCGTGGGAAAGGCACGCCTGGTGGCTGCCCCCGTCGCCACGGCCAACCCTGCCAGGTGCCTGGCCCTGAACGTCAGCCTGCGAGAGTGGACCGCCCGCTATGGCGCAGCCCCCGCCGCGTCCCGCTGCGACGCCCTGGACGGAGATGCTGTGGTGCTTCTGCGCGCCCGCGACCTCTTCAACCTCTCCGCGCCCCTGGCCCGGCCGGTGGGCACCAGCCTCTTCCTGCAGACTTCCCTTCGCGGCTGGACTGTGCAGCTGCTGGACTTGACCTTCGCCGCAGCGCGCCAGCCCCCGCTGACCACTGCCCACGCGCGCTGGAAGGCTGAGCGTGAGGGGCGTGCTCGGCGGGCAGCGCTGCTCCGTGCACTGGGCATCCGCCTAGTGAGCTGGGAGGGCGGGCGGCTGGAGTGGTTCGGCTGCAACAAGGAGACCACACGCTGCTTTGGAACCGTGGTGGGCGACACGCCCGCCTACCTCTATGAGGAGCGCTGGACGCCCCCTTGCTGCTTGCGCGCTCTGCGCGAGACCGCCCGCTACGTGGTGGGTGTGCTCGAGGCCGCGGGTGTGCGCTACTGGCTCGAGGGCGGCTCACTGCTGGGGGCCGCCCGCCACGGGGACATCATCCCATGGGACTACGACGTGGACCTGGGCATCTACTTGGAGGACGTGGGCAACTGCGAGCAGCTGCGGGGGGCAGAGGCCGGCTCGGTGGTGGATGAGCGCGGCTTCGTATGGGAGAAGGCGGTCGAGGGCGACTTTTTCCGCGTGCAGTACAGCGAAAGCAACCACCTCCACGTGGACCTGTGGCCCTTCTACCCCCGCAACGGCGTCATGACTAAGGACACGTGGCTGGACCACCGGCAGGATGTGGAGTTCCCCGAGCACTTCCTGCAGCCGCTGGTGCCCCTGCCCTTTGCCGGCTTCGTGGCGCAGGCGCCTAACAACTATCGCCGCTTCCTGGAGCTCAAGTTCGGGCCCGGGGTCATCGAGAATCCCCAGTACCCCAATCCGGCACTGCTGAGTCTGACGGGAAGTGGCTGA